The Daphnia magna isolate NIES linkage group LG6, ASM2063170v1.1, whole genome shotgun sequence genome segment TGGGCCAGCAACTGCAACGACGACGACTAGCGTCCGTTTGGTGAATGAATTCACAGCCACGTTGACGATTGAATCGTTGACTGGACAACATGGTGGATGGTACGTCTGCCGGGCAGCCAATGAAGGCGGACGGGCAGAATCAGCTGTTCACGTCGTCGTTCAGGGTACTCCAACTACTCCATCCTTTCTCGCGTCCGCATTAGCCTgttcctccttttctttttctttttttcatatcTTATTTGATCGAACTTTATCacaaacacgaaaacaaaggaaaaagacaCAAAAGTCTTTCTTTTAGGtctgtgcgtgtgtgtgtgtgtgtgtgtgtgggcgTGTGTGTTGCATGATTATATTTGACACACTAAAAGTCTGAAAAATCGACTCCAACATTGAATGGATTAGTTATACGACCAACCGGGAAAAGTTGAAATCCGCGGCCTTCAAAATTCGATTGTACTTTGCAAATTTATCATATTTACCATGTATTTATCTTTAAACAAACTATACCTATACACATTGAACTGATATAGGCTGCTTACGTATATGtacttattatttttgtattccctttgatttgatttgatttgatttcaatTTTCCTCGGCCTATTtccctttgttttgtttttttatgatttcgAATTGTTTTGACGGGTCGATGGGGGTGGGCGACAGCGGGCCCTCGAATCACACCGTTCGGGATGCCGTCACGCAACGTGATGGTCAATTCTCGAGTGCAGGTGTCGTGCGTCATTGAAGAAGGCGATCCTCCTTTCCACATCCGTTGGTACCGTGATGACAAGCCACTCGTCCATCCCCATCAccacctttcttcttcttcggctTCGTCTCCGTCTCAGCATCGTCCAGCCAATCCAGTGGGAGTGGCTTCCTTGTCCAGTACCGATCCGCCAATCAGACTCGGCCCATTAGGAGCCATAGCCAATGGATTACGATTGACTGATTTCAATTCTTATTCCTCCATTTTAACCATCGACCAGGTTCGCTTTTTATTTCGccccctttttattattatgttttttgtttttttttgatttacttttTTGCCCACCTGAAGGAAACAAATCTCTTTACTAATGAAAAGTATACAACAAAAACATACGCCTCTCCCCCCCACCCCCGCCCCCAACCAAacccaacaaaacaaaacaataaattagGTGACGGTCAATCACGGCGGCAACTACTCTTGTCGGGCAGAGAACGCCGCTGGCACGGCCGTACATTCCACTTTACTTCACGTCAGCggtaaattttgatttttcatttctgccctcttttatttattttttgatttattcatttattcatttatttttagatttttagattttttgaaaattgattttctcaTATTTTTCTATTAGGGTATTAGGACCAAACAAATAGTTTGAAtgctttattttcttttgatggaTGCTTAGCCTTGTTGTCTGGACAACAACTGACAGTCGTCCATGAGCTGTAGTTGCATGTTTCTATTTGCTTGATTGCCTGTTGCCCGGATTCCAAGAAACATCCTCTTTAACATTAAGGGCAAGCCACTCCATCTAGACGCCAAcaaaagaactaaaaactttcatttttatctttctGGGGTGCGAAAAGTTCCGCCTTTTTGGGTCAATCAACAACCACCCGCCGACACAGTGCAGACTGTCAGCGGCCACAGCGTCGAGCTGAAATGTCACGTTCACGGCGTACCTACACCGCAAGTCATTTGGTCTTTTACTAGAGGTCACTCATTTTTGTTCGTATTCATTGCCATTTGTCAAAACTAGATATTGAATCTTAATCTAGTCTTTTCATTGTGTCTATAGATAAAACGGCCGACAAGTACACGACGCTATTCGCCAATACTAATCGAACTTTATTGGCCAATCAAAGTCTGGTTATTAGTCCAGTCGATGTGTCCGATGCTGGTTACTATCAGTGCGAGGCATCCAATGGAGTTGGAAATAACATCAACGCTCTTATGGCTCTCCAGGTTCACGGTCAGTTGTTTAAAACGTTTGAGCGAACCAATTGAAAAgaattgatgttttttttggtttttttcaatCCAATTTTTAAATCCCCCTCCAATCAGCTCCGCCGGAGGTGCATTTAAATCAAGATTATATGGCAGTTAGACGTGGATCACTAACTGGAACTGTACTGAAATGCTCCATCCGAGGCGATCCACCGCTCAACATCCATTGGCGGAAGGACTCTGTCCCTTTGGATCCTACCCAGTCTCGTGTAGTTACCAGAGCTCAACCGGCAACTGGGTCGCatccgtcgtcgtcgtcacTCCATCCCACCTTGTTAACGAGCGAATTGAGTGTCACCAACGCCGCAGTTGCGGATGAAGGCCTTTACGAATGTGCAGCTTCCAACATGCACGGAGAGGACAGCGATGCCGTTTTCCTTCAAGTGCAAGATGTTCCGCAACCTCCGCTAGATGTCAGAGTTGCCTCGGCTGCTGGGAGAAGGATCCAATTGGAATGGAAACCTCCGGCCGCTGATGGAGGCAATCCTCTTCAAGAGTTTATCATTTTCTACCAATCCCCAGGTATATGGACAGCCCGTATTGTTTGACGCGGGAGTGGATAAACGCGGAAAAATGCTCATAGTCTAAATCAAGAATTGATTGAATTCGTAATTCGTAATTCGTAATTCGTAATTCGTAATTCGTAATTCGTAGGGGGAGATGTGAGACAAGAACGGATAATGGCCAGTCAATTTTCTGGTTCTATCGGAAACCTCCAGCCGGCCACAGTCTATCAAGTGTACATGACGGCCTCCAACGCGTTGGGACAAAGTCAACCGAGTCTCGGCCTGACGGTCACGACGGACGAGGAGGCGCCAGAAGGCCCTCCGCTACAAGTCGGCGCCAGTTCAGTCCATGCGCGTGGTTTCACACTCAGCTGGGCACCGCCGGCTCATCAACTTCAACACGGAATCATCCAAAGCTATTTGGTGACGATCGATTCCGGCCGGATGCTTAATCGAACGGTGTTGCCATCGAGCAGCAACGAGTACACGATGGCAGGCCTTCGACCCAACACCAATTATCACGCTTACGTGCAGGCAGTGAACAACCAGGGAAGTGGGCCAGCTAGTCCTTCCGTGTCGGTCAAGACAAGCGAGGCGCCGCCGGAAGAGCCGCCACTGAACGTGGCTTGCGTTTCGCTGAATTCCCAAAGTCTTCAAATCACTTGGCAACCCCCGCCGGCCGATTATCGCAACGGGCTATTGCGAGGTTACAGGATTTTTTACGAGCCGCTCAGCGAATTGCTTTACCTTTCATCGCCGGACCAGTCGGATTTGCAAACTGGTTCATCACAAACCACCACCGAGTTGACAGTTTTCCTTTCGGGCCTTCAGAAATTTGCCAATTACAGCATTCAGGTGAGTGAAGGGATACGTCTAACGTCTAACGTCTAACGTCTAACGAACATTTACattcaaataataatcataatttttttaaaaacaacaaaaaaacaacaaaaaaaaacaaaacaaaaacaaaaaaattaggtATTGGCTTTCACTGGGGCCGGTGATGGAGTTAAAAGTCAGCCGTTGACTTGCACGACTGAGGAAGATATTCCGGAAATGCCCACGCGATTGAAAATAGTCCAAAGTGGGCCGGATAGTTTGACAATCAGCTGGTTGCCGCACCCTCGTCCGACTAGCCGCGTCACCCACTTCACAGTTTACAGCAAAGAAATCGAACGTGGCCAAGATGTCAATCCGCAAAAGTGGACGGCTGCCAACAGCGGCCCGTCTGCTGGTCGGCTGGAGATCCGCAATTTGAGGCCTCGACGGGCCGTCTTCTATTTCCAGGCGGCGGCTGTTAGCAGCCAGGCGGGTGAAGGTCCGAGAAGTTCGACCGTCAGTTTCACTTTTAACCCGACCAATAAAATCGTCGCTGCCGTCGTGTCGATCGGGTCCGGTTATTTGGTGGCGCGCGGATCGCGTCTGATTCTGCCGTGCACGGCGCTAGGTGACACTCCGTTGCAGATCAGTTGGTTGCAGGACGGGCGCCAACTCAGCGATTGGCTCAACCTGAACCCGCTGAAGCTGGGCGAGCAAATCCAACAGCCGTGGATACAACAGCGACCCCACGATCCAGACGACCCAGACGACCCAGACGACGAGAACGCAACAGCCGGACTGATTCAAGTGTTGACGAATGGATCGTTATCCATCGGCCAGCTGAGCCACAACGGCGGAGGCAATTACACGTGCCAGGCGCGCAATCGTCACGGCCAGGATCAGGTCGACTATTGGCTGACTGTCGTCACGCCTCCGGCCGCACCTCAGCTCCGTTTCGCCGCATCCAACTGGTCCTCCGTTACGCTTCAGTGGGCCAGCGGCAGTCCGTCGACCGATCAAAGCAACCGGACAAGAGTTTCAGCGGCTCGCCATTACGTCATCAAATATCGACCGAGAGAGGCCGCGAGATGGGCGCAGATAATGCTTCCGGCCACTTGGAGGTCGGTTCCCGTTGGAGATCTCAACTGCGGCACCGAGTACGAATTCGTTTTGGTGGCCTCCAGTCGCGTGGGAAACAGTTCGTCCAGCAACGTGGTGACGGCCAAGACCAAAGGATCGCCGCCGGAATATTTAGCCGCCGACGCGCGCCATTCCGATTTGACTCTGACACCCACGTCGTGCACCGTCGATCTAGTCCGTTGGCAGGACAGAGGTTGCCCCATCCAGCAGTTCATTTTTCGCTTCCGGCTGGCAACGGATTCGGCTGGTGAGTGGATTATCGCTGGTGCCGAATCGCCTCCGCAGCAAACGTTCCTCCTCGCGGGATTGATTCCAGGCCGAGACTATGCCGTCCGCGTGACGGCTTTGAATGCGGCCGGATCTGCCCAACGCGATTATTCCGTTCGGACGCCTCCGCTGATGGACTCTCACAGCAAGTCGGATGTGCACGGCGGCAGTTTGGCGCCGCTCTTTTCCGATCCCCGCGTGGCCGTCCCCATGGCCGTGTCGTCGCTGGCCATTGTGTTGACCATCGTCACCCTTTTGCTGCGCTATCGCTACCGATCCGGCACCGACTACCTGCGCCCAGATTCGCATCCTCAAACGGTCGGCAATGCCAACGTCCGGACGTATGCCGATGGTGGAGATACGCCCGAAGACGGTAATAGCAGCACGTTGTCGGCTTGTCAGAAGCGTCCGCCTCCGATGGACTGCAGCGGGCGCTTGAGCGACTACGCACCGGATCAAGTGTCTCCGTACGCCGTCTTTCCAAGTCTGACGTCGTCGGGAGGCAAATCTCAGTTCTCGTCCAGTCGGCGGATGAAAACGTTCGTTGTCGACGGAAGCAAAGATTCGCTGTCGGTGGAGATGAGCAATTACGCTCCTCCAGCGCCATCTATGATTAGGCGCATGCACCAACAGCAAGCGGAGGAAGAGCCCATGTACGATTACATCGCGCCGTGCGCAACAGCGAGCGGCCCGAATCCGAGCGGGCCCAATCCGAGCGGCAGAAGCAACAAGTTGACGAGTAATCCGCAATCGGTTTTCGTGCCCATTATTCCGGCACGGAGTACGTGGAATCAGCAACAGCAAATGTATCGTCAGCAACACGGGCCTAATCAGTCGTCTCCCCATTATCATGGCGACTGGAACAACCAGGAAACTTTGGCACTCAGCCAGCGGCTCTAAGTGGAAAACTGTCTACCGCATTTGTTACTTACTCGTTCGTACGTGTCCCTCCACCTGAAACTTGGCTGACAATTTCAATCGCTTTCTTAACAGGAAAGTTGTaacaaaacaaaggaaaacTTGTGTGTTTGGCCAGTCTTTCATGTTGACTGTTTCTTCTTGTTCAAGatcttgttttattattattattattattatcattatacAATTaccaaaaagaaatgtttgttGGTAAAGTATTCAATTAATAAACGAATAGCAGATGTTGAAATAAACGaaatttgttttcgtttcgGATCTTCATTAATCATTATATATTACATGACGACATTCGCAACCAGCGATCGGCCAACCCTCGTTAATCAGGAGCTTATTCCTAACCCGTTTTTTGCATCAAAATTTCATTATCATTATAAAATATCGAACAAATtatacatacatatatatttttcatttcagccgccattttctttaaatggTGGCGGGGCGGCCGGAAATCAGCCCCACACCGCCCCACCAGAAAATGATCACCGGGTCCCCGATCGGGTAGAGCTTTACAACTAATTTTACTGCTCGTCATTCAAGGCAGTGTTATTCACATAGTAGTACTATAATTGTACTGTCGAAAACAGGTAACACAACCTGAGAAAAACTCTGTTAATATGGCGGATGTCCTACCTGCCTTTCCactctttgaatttttctcGTCTACGTGGCCTTCGTCACTTTACATGTGACTGCATTTGAAAGATGTACGAGTTTCAATACTGGGTTGAACTTGAATGACGAGAACGTGGCTCGTtttggaatcgaaattgaTAAGACAAAGTATTCGCGAATAATCTGTCTGTCAAGTCAATTTCATACTTCTTGTCTGCACGAGTCGCTCAACGTTAGTCGTATTCAATTCTTCACCATCAGTAGGGACTAGGGAGGCGCCCCGGGCTCAAGGTTGACTTAatcaattaataaattaaGATTAAATTCTAGATGACATCCCTTTTACaaatttaaatagaaaaaatcgTGCAatcacaaaaagaaattggaaaataggaaaattcaaagaaaaattattcaacACTTTTTCTGCCCATCTAGCGAGGATGATTCGAAGCCATTTGTCTATTGCCAAGCATTCGTATCATTTCATCCATTAATGGCGTCTCCGTGATTTTGCGTGCTGCACCCTAGTAACTTCTCTCCCTGTTTCTTGGTTTGATGGTCACGTAGACCAATAGCAATGTGCGCTACCCTCCGTGTTTGCATTAACGAAACCAGTGGTTCTTGATTTGTCAAAGAATCTGGAATCTGGCAGAAATATTACATTTTGACAGCTGTGCCCGCTGCAGAGGTGCGTTGTGTTGCCTACGTTATTTGACCCCAATAACAATAACATAACACCGAAGAAAAAACATGGAGTGTGCTCCCAACTCTTCTTCTGGTGGAGTGCCGAAAATTCAGGTCTTTCGGCCCACGTGGGAAGAATTCAAAGACTTCAATAATTACATCATCCAAATTGAGAAATCAGGGGCACACAAAGCTGGCCTAGCTAAAATTGTGCCCCCACCTGAATGGAAACCTCGGGCTGATGGCTACGATATGAGTGTTATTGGAGAAATTGAGATCCCTGCTCCAATCTCCCAAGTTGTTCAAGGCAAACAAGGAGTCTACCAAGTATTCAATATTCAAAAGAATTCCATGAAAGTGAAAGACTTTATGCGCCTAGCAAATAGTGCCAAACATGTGACCCCAAGTCACTTTGACTACCAGGACCTTGATCGTAAATATTGGCGCAACATCAGCTACTGCCCACCAATTTACGGGGCTGATGTTTCAGGCAGCTTGACTGATCCTGACGTTGAAGAATGGTATGGAATTCCTTGGTTTTCTTAAGTCGTACCGTTCCACATTTTACGTTTCTTTATTAAAGGAATATCAACAAGCTGGGATCAATTTTAGATTATGTCAATGAAGATTATGGTATAAGCATTGAGGGAGTCAACACAGCATACTTGTATTTTGGGATGTGGAAAAGCTGTTTTGCTTGGCATACAGAAGATATGGATCTCTACAGCATAAATTACCTCCATTTTGGGGAGCCAAAAAGTTGGTATTGGTAAGTTGCGTTTCCTATTGTTAGTCAGGTTGTAAAGACAAATTTAAGTTTAACTGTCAACGTGTTTCTCTAGCGTCCCTCCCGAGCATGGCGCTCGACTGGAGAGGCTAGCCAACAATTTCTTTCCCGCCAATTATAAAGAATGCCCCGCCTACCTGAGGTAATTAGTATTGAATCATGTTGCGTCTTCGCAGTAACTCTTGAATGTTTGGTCTCTTGATAGACACAAAATGTCGGTAATTTCACCGAtggttttaaaaaaccatTCAATCCCCTACAACAAAATCGTACAAGAAGCCGGTGAATTTATGATAACCTTTCCCTACGGTTATCACGCTGGCTTTAATCACGGTTTCAATTGTGCGGAATCGACAAATTTTGCCTCGCCGCGCTGGGTAGAGTATGGCAAACGGGCTACCCAATGCGCTTGCAGACCAGATATGGTTAAAATCAGCATGGAAACATTCGTCAAACGATTTCAGCCTAAGCGCTACGATCTTTGGGTCCAAGGTATCCaaattaatttgttatttaagAATCCACTAACGTCAGCCTCATATCATTATCAGGCAAGGATATTGGCCCGCATCCGGAAATGCCTGGGCGTTTTTCGGCTGCACCCCATCCGTCTAAAGATGATCTCCTTTGTAACAAGGATTACACAGAcaccgatttacctgaacatTTTGTAGAACCGACCAATAAAAAGGCCAAGCGGCATTTGATTCATCAAAAACTAGAACAagaacaacagcaacaacaacagcaacaacaacagcaacaagtGAATCAGACGGAAGAGGAAACGGCAAACAACCAGGAAAGAGTTGCCTTGAAAACTGAAAGTAACGAAGAGCAAACCAGTGTGAtcattgaagaagaagatcttCTGAATGATGAGCACTTTGAAGTGATGAAAGAGATTTATTACAAAGCCGGCGAAATCGAAAGCGATGGActagaagaacaaaaaagtgATCAGGATGAACAAGAAGTATGGGAACCGGATATCGAAAATCCCGATTCCAAAGCCAAGGTTGTGTCTAAGAAATCGATCAAAAGAAGCAAGTCAAAGACGAGCGCAGAGGGCCATTTAACTAAAGTCAAATATCGTCGAACAAAATCAGAGTCGACTCCGAGATCCCTGTCTCCACGATCTCATATCGGCCATGTTTCagaaataacaacaacaacaacaacaaccaaccCACCAGTTAAATGTGCacaattgaaaacaaatgtCATGTTTTCCGGATTCCGCATACCTAAAAAAGTCCCATCACTCGATAATCAGAGTGTTGCGGTTTGTGGCTGGGCCGATGCCGAAAACGCATCAACGCAAAGAACTAACGCGTCATTCAATTGCTACTCGACACCTAAAGTTTTGAACGAAGAGTCCACATCCCAGGACTTGTTTAGTAAAACAAGAATACAGAAACCATCACCAAGTTCTCACATCAAATCGTGTCCTGTTGCAGTAGTTCAGCTGTCTGCCAATTCATCACCTCTGCTTGCCACTCCATCGCCTGCAACAATGAAACCCCCGTCACTAAGTGCATGCCCCTCAAAAGTAGCAACCAATCCATCGAGTACTACAGATCTCCTGCGACAACAGTTAACCTCCATCAAATCCGGTACCAACAAAATGTCGCCGTCTAGTTCGGGAGATGAACGAAGatcgagaaaacaaaagagccCACGTAAGGGACTCGATTCCAGAGACACGTCAACTAATCTGTAAGTTTCATGTCTTTGGATTTGTGAAATGTATTACTCATTtgacgttttgttttgtttgtttttttttgggttttgtttgttttttcatttctagGACGATCATGTGGGATCAGCAAAAGGATTGGACTTGGGCTAAAGAATGCGAATTCAATTTGTTGAATAGCCACCAAGAACCGTACTGTTGCGTTTGTAGTGTATTGAGACCGTCTGTGCCGCAGAGACCGCAACAGCATCAGCAAGAGCACTTGTCACGGTCTAGCGTTTTGGTGCCGGAAAAAGTGTTCGGTTCCAGTCGAGTTTCCATCACCTCTTCACTCTTGTTGCGCTGCTCTTCGTGTTGTGTTTGCATCCACGCCAAATGCTGTGGACTAGCCGAATCGACGGTGGCCGACAACTGGTTGTGTCGGCGTTGTGACCGCAACGAGATGCCCCAACACAAGATCAAATGCTGCCTCTGTCAACAGCGAGGAGGGGCCCTGAAGGGGACTAGAGACGGACGC includes the following:
- the LOC116924666 gene encoding lysine-specific demethylase 4B, with protein sequence MECAPNSSSGGVPKIQVFRPTWEEFKDFNNYIIQIEKSGAHKAGLAKIVPPPEWKPRADGYDMSVIGEIEIPAPISQVVQGKQGVYQVFNIQKNSMKVKDFMRLANSAKHVTPSHFDYQDLDRKYWRNISYCPPIYGADVSGSLTDPDVEEWNINKLGSILDYVNEDYGISIEGVNTAYLYFGMWKSCFAWHTEDMDLYSINYLHFGEPKSWYCVPPEHGARLERLANNFFPANYKECPAYLRHKMSVISPMVLKNHSIPYNKIVQEAGEFMITFPYGYHAGFNHGFNCAESTNFASPRWVEYGKRATQCACRPDMVKISMETFVKRFQPKRYDLWVQGKDIGPHPEMPGRFSAAPHPSKDDLLCNKDYTDTDLPEHFVEPTNKKAKRHLIHQKLEQEQQQQQQQQQQQQVNQTEEETANNQERVALKTESNEEQTSVIIEEEDLLNDEHFEVMKEIYYKAGEIESDGLEEQKSDQDEQEVWEPDIENPDSKAKVVSKKSIKRSKSKTSAEGHLTKVKYRRTKSESTPRSLSPRSHIGHVSEITTTTTTTNPPVKCAQLKTNVMFSGFRIPKKVPSLDNQSVAVCGWADAENASTQRTNASFNCYSTPKVLNEESTSQDLFSKTRIQKPSPSSHIKSCPVAVVQLSANSSPLLATPSPATMKPPSLSACPSKVATNPSSTTDLLRQQLTSIKSGTNKMSPSSSGDERRSRKQKSPRKGLDSRDTSTNLTIMWDQQKDWTWAKECEFNLLNSHQEPYCCVCSVLRPSVPQRPQQHQQEHLSRSSVLVPEKVFGSSRVSITSSLLLRCSSCCVCIHAKCCGLAESTVADNWLCRRCDRNEMPQHKIKCCLCQQRGGALKGTRDGRWAHILCTICLPGVSFGHPDLREPIIINPLGWKEYVLLNCVFCSNSRPDSSTNCVTWHRGICLPCVKQCGRAFHPMCGLVNGVRFTVSQDGNQLSANCCSLIYSPRSTTTSSATSAVGKKKVPVNVSLGQQVYAKHPEAGEYRLAVVTDNTQTVTYYSVDFNDGTSSQDTYPEDIRNYNCKEDGPPPEGAAVDVMWTDGKSYDGFYRGSTNRKLYSLSFCDDGDTVITAERCEFYHPDEDLPKDLNIQNGQATGSGISSAN